Proteins encoded within one genomic window of Flavobacteriales bacterium:
- a CDS encoding methyltransferase domain-containing protein, which produces MKVGADGVLLGAWATPSSPPKHILDIGTGTGLIAIMMAQRFEDANIIGIDIDSEAVQEATLNMANCQWYKRLSCCERSLQNANFNHSFDLIVCNPPYFKNTTTSNDERRTKARHTNSLSTNDIFKKMDVLLSSKGELMIVYPSENISDIKNSLNAFGLFLNEICWVRGNEQSKYKRLLLKISKQKKRLKENHLTIEKARHKYTDEYTLLCKDFYLKL; this is translated from the coding sequence ATGAAAGTAGGTGCTGATGGTGTTCTTCTAGGTGCTTGGGCCACACCTTCATCACCTCCAAAACATATTTTGGATATTGGTACTGGTACAGGCTTAATTGCTATTATGATGGCACAACGGTTTGAAGATGCCAACATCATTGGTATTGATATTGATTCTGAAGCTGTACAAGAGGCTACATTAAATATGGCTAATTGTCAATGGTATAAACGACTTAGCTGCTGTGAAAGGTCGCTTCAAAATGCTAATTTTAATCACTCTTTTGATTTAATAGTATGCAATCCACCCTACTTTAAAAACACCACTACATCTAATGATGAAAGGCGAACTAAAGCTAGACATACAAATAGCTTATCTACAAATGATATTTTTAAAAAAATGGACGTGCTTCTTAGTTCAAAAGGAGAACTGATGATAGTCTATCCATCTGAAAACATTAGTGATATTAAAAATAGTTTAAACGCTTTCGGTTTATTTCTGAATGAAATTTGTTGGGTAAGAGGAAATGAGCAAAGTAAATATAAACGACTATTACTTAAAATCTCTAAACAGAAAAAAAGACTTAAAGAAAATCATCTAACAATTGAAAAAGCAAGACATAAATATACGGATGAATACACCCTTTTATGCAAGGACTTTTACCTTAAACTGTAA
- a CDS encoding glyceraldehyde-3-phosphate dehydrogenase — translation MTIENYNKELSEWISKEHASAELSNIVSKLVLEHSTELVMFRNRMTNISISEIFNLHDYARKFVQQDISTKQTLPIAKAILELGIKNAKIDLGKLAFEWIKAKGTENNINEFVSKKLGSFITTDNDLSPKDIILYGFGRIGRLVARELSLQDGAGDQLRLRAIVTRKNSDDDIIKRASLLRTDSVHGVFNANVIEDLENKSIIINGRTVKMIAADSPDSIDYTQYGINNALVIDNTGVFRDNEALSLHLKSKGVSKVLLTAPGKGVPNIVFGVNHKVDVDNQDIFSAASCTTNAITPVLEVIENEFGVVKGHIETIHAYTNDQNLVDNMHKKYRRGRAAALNMVITETGAGKAVTKAIPSLEGKLTSSAIRVPTPNGSLAILNLTTKKATSLEGINELMRKAAFDSDLVEQIRYSVNNELVSSDIIGDSCPSIYDSPATQVSSDGKSFVLYVWYDNEYGYTRQVLRLAKHIAKVRRNCYY, via the coding sequence ATGACTATTGAAAACTATAATAAAGAATTATCTGAATGGATAAGTAAAGAACACGCCTCAGCTGAACTCTCCAACATCGTCAGTAAATTAGTTCTAGAACACTCTACTGAACTAGTAATGTTTAGAAACAGAATGACGAATATTAGCATCAGTGAAATTTTTAATTTGCATGATTACGCCAGAAAATTTGTTCAACAAGATATAAGTACAAAACAAACCTTACCAATCGCTAAAGCTATACTTGAACTCGGTATAAAAAACGCTAAAATAGATTTGGGTAAACTGGCTTTTGAATGGATAAAAGCAAAAGGTACTGAAAACAATATCAATGAATTCGTTTCAAAAAAATTAGGCTCATTTATTACTACTGATAATGATCTTTCTCCTAAAGATATAATTTTATATGGTTTTGGAAGAATTGGTAGGCTAGTAGCTCGTGAACTTTCCTTACAGGATGGTGCTGGTGATCAACTTCGATTAAGAGCTATTGTAACGCGTAAGAATTCTGATGATGATATAATCAAAAGGGCTTCTCTGTTAAGAACCGATTCCGTTCATGGTGTTTTTAACGCCAATGTCATAGAAGATTTAGAGAATAAATCCATCATTATAAATGGTAGAACTGTTAAAATGATTGCTGCTGATAGTCCAGATTCTATAGATTATACTCAATACGGAATAAATAATGCTTTAGTAATTGATAATACTGGAGTATTTAGAGATAATGAAGCTTTGAGTTTACACCTAAAATCAAAGGGCGTTTCTAAAGTTTTACTTACTGCTCCTGGAAAAGGTGTTCCGAATATTGTATTTGGAGTAAATCATAAAGTTGATGTTGATAATCAAGATATATTTTCTGCAGCATCTTGTACTACAAACGCTATCACACCAGTTCTAGAGGTAATAGAAAACGAATTTGGTGTAGTTAAAGGTCATATAGAAACTATTCACGCCTACACCAATGACCAAAACCTTGTGGATAATATGCACAAGAAATACCGTAGAGGTCGTGCAGCAGCTCTTAATATGGTTATTACAGAAACTGGTGCTGGTAAAGCCGTTACAAAAGCTATCCCATCGTTAGAAGGAAAATTAACTTCTAGTGCTATTAGAGTACCTACACCAAATGGCTCTTTAGCTATTCTCAACTTAACGACTAAAAAAGCAACGTCTTTAGAAGGTATTAATGAGCTTATGAGAAAGGCAGCCTTTGATTCTGATTTGGTTGAACAAATTCGTTACTCCGTTAACAATGAACTTGTATCCTCTGATATTATTGGTGACAGTTGTCCTTCCATTTATGATAGTCCAGCAACTCAAGTTTCTAGCGATGGCAAATCTTTTGTTTTGTATGTTTGGTACGACAATGAATACGGTTACACACGTCAAGTTCTTCGTTTAGCTAAGCATATTGCTAAGGTTAGAAGAAACTGTTATTATTAA
- a CDS encoding diaminopimelate epimerase — translation MKIRFSKYQGAGNDFIIVDNRNVHFDLLNYKLIRNLCDRRMGIGADGLMLLNSSDDYAFEMIYFNADGKLGSMCGNGARCIVAFAKQLEIFENDCTFLACDGPHYAEWTEEYVRLKMNDVTGVESINESYFIDTGSPHYVSFVDNLEALDVMKEGQSIRYNERFKQEGTNVNFVQLTEANISIRTYERGVESETLACGTGAVASAIATFEKGYTQNKSLEVKVLGGWLKVDFQKNEHYSEVFLTGPYKEVFKGELEC, via the coding sequence ATGAAAATACGCTTTTCAAAGTATCAAGGTGCAGGTAATGACTTTATCATTGTTGACAATAGAAATGTCCATTTCGATTTGTTAAATTATAAGCTAATTCGCAATTTGTGTGATAGACGAATGGGTATAGGTGCCGATGGTCTAATGCTTCTGAATTCATCGGATGATTATGCCTTTGAAATGATATATTTTAATGCCGATGGTAAACTTGGTTCAATGTGCGGAAATGGAGCAAGGTGTATAGTTGCCTTTGCAAAGCAGCTAGAAATTTTTGAAAATGATTGTACGTTTTTAGCCTGCGACGGTCCTCATTATGCGGAATGGACGGAAGAATATGTCCGACTTAAAATGAATGATGTCACTGGCGTAGAATCAATAAATGAGTCTTATTTTATAGATACAGGCTCTCCACACTATGTTTCTTTTGTAGATAATCTAGAGGCTTTAGATGTAATGAAAGAAGGACAGTCCATACGATATAATGAACGTTTTAAACAAGAAGGGACAAACGTTAATTTTGTCCAATTGACAGAGGCTAATATATCTATTCGAACATATGAAAGGGGTGTGGAGTCAGAAACATTAGCATGTGGAACTGGAGCAGTAGCATCTGCTATTGCTACATTTGAAAAGGGATACACTCAAAATAAATCACTAGAAGTTAAGGTTTTAGGAGGTTGGTTAAAAGTAGATTTTCAAAAAAATGAACACTATTCAGAGGTGTTTTTAACAGGTCCTTATAAAGAGGTATTTAAAGGAGAGCTAGAATGCTAA
- a CDS encoding GNAT family N-acetyltransferase encodes MLRGENIILRALEPSDLDVLYNWENDTTIWKVSQTIAPFSKNILAKYLENAHQDIFTAKQLRLMIEKDNTPIGTIELFDFDPVNLMCGIGIWIVDKENRRKGYAKEALLLIINYAFTNLHLNQIYCNISSRNQASINLFGSLDFQLVGVKAKWNKTIDGWEDELLFQLLCE; translated from the coding sequence ATGCTAAGAGGAGAAAACATTATTTTAAGAGCTTTAGAGCCATCAGACCTAGATGTTCTGTATAATTGGGAAAATGACACTACTATTTGGAAAGTTAGTCAAACCATTGCTCCCTTCTCCAAAAATATACTAGCTAAGTATTTAGAAAATGCACATCAAGATATTTTCACTGCTAAGCAGTTGAGATTAATGATTGAAAAGGATAATACTCCAATAGGAACGATTGAATTGTTTGATTTTGACCCTGTTAACTTGATGTGTGGTATAGGTATATGGATAGTTGATAAAGAAAACAGAAGAAAAGGCTACGCTAAAGAAGCATTATTGTTGATTATAAATTATGCCTTTACCAACCTTCATCTTAATCAGATATATTGTAACATATCGTCAAGAAACCAAGCGAGTATAAATCTATTTGGCTCACTTGACTTTCAGCTTGTAGGCGTAAAAGCAAAATGGAATAAAACTATAGATGGATGGGAGGATGAACTATTATTTCAACTGTTGTGCGAATAG